DNA sequence from the Halorussus limi genome:
GGACCTCGGCGACGGTGAGCGAGTCGGCGGCCGAGTCCGCGTCGGCGGATTCGGTCGTCGCAGATTCGGCCGCTGCGGATTCGGTCGCGTCGGAGTCGCCCGCTTCTGCGGTCGTCCCGCCGTCGGTCGCGACGGTCTCCGGTCCTCCATCGGCCGGTGTGCTTCCGTCGGAGGACCGGCCAGCGTCGGGACCGACCTTGAAGGATATCCGGCGTTCGAGCGGCCCGTCGCCACCGGGTTCGACGCCCGGCGCGCTCCGGAGTTCGAGCGGGTCGGTCGGGGCCGCGTACCGGGTCCGGACGACCGCGCGTTCGCCGTCGGTCTCGAAGACGACGGTGCCGTGGACGCCGGTCCAGAAGGTCGGAACCCCGCGGTCGGCGAGGCGCGCGAGGACCTCGCGGTGGGGGTGGCCGTACGGCGAGTCGAACGCGCTCTGGACGACGACCGCTCGGGGAGCGACCGCCCGGAGCATCGCCGGGCCGGTGCTGGAGTTCGACCCGTGGTGGCCCGCCGCGAGCAGGGTCGCGTTCAGCGCCCCGGCGTAGCGCTCGGTCAGGAACCGCTCGGCCGCGGCCTCGGCGTCGCCCGGCAGGAGGACGCTGGCGTTTCCGTACCCCACCCGGAGGACGAGGCTGTTCTCGTTGCGGTCGCGGTCGGCGAGATAGCCCTCCGGCGGCGCGAGGACGCGCACCGACGCGCCCGCCATCGGAATCTCGTCGCCCGCCCGCGTCCGGTAGAGCGTGACGTTGTGGCGTTCCACCGCGTCGAGGTAGTCCTCGTAGGTCCGGGTCGCCGCCGCGATGCCGGGGTCGTAGACCGCGCCGACGCCCTCGGCCTCGGTCTCGAAGTACTCGATGACCTCGGCGTGCCCGCCGACGTGGTCGGCGTCGGCGTGAGAGGTCACGAGGTAGTCGATTCTGGTGACGTTGTGAGCGCGGAGGTAGCCGAGGACGTGTTCGCCGTCGTCGTCCCAGTTGCCGGTGTCGTAGAGCAGGGTCTCGCCCTCCGGACCGACCACGAGGACGCTGCTGCCCTGTCCGACGTGGATGAAGTGGACCGAGAGCGTCCCGGCTCCGGCCGCTCGGTCGCCGGCGGGTGCGAGTCCGGCGTCGGTCGTCGCGGTCCACTCTGGCGTCTCGCCGCCCGGAGCGACGCCGCCGAGACAGCCAGCGACGGCGGCGACGACGAGGAGCGCTGCGAGGGCGTGCGCGACTTGCGGGCTACCGAAACGAGAGCGCATTGCCCTTTCGAACGGTCCGACGTGGCAACATTCTTTCCCACGACGGAGCGTTCGTCCGGGGAGGCGCTCGCGGGCGACCGTCGGCACTCGACCGACGGCCGCACCGGTCGCAGAAGTCGGCCGATTTCCGTGTTCTCACTTCGCGGTGACGCGTCAGTACTCTACGCTGTGACGTGCGTCAACGCCCCGTCGCACTCGGGACACTTCGGCGGCAAGTCACCGTCCGCCTCGACGGTGTAGTTACAGTCGTTGCACTCGCAGGCGTCACGCCGTTGCTGCGACGACCCGGGGGCGTTGGAGTGCGGATTTACTGTCGGGTGGCGGAGGCCGATCGGCGGAGCATCGCTCGCAGCCATGTTCGAAGGCACGACGCGGACGCGTAAACATCTTCCATAGGGTTTGGCACATACCTGCGCTTCGGCGTATGATTTCCGGTAATACGACGGGGAGAAACGCGGGTCACTAACCGTCAGCGTTCGGTCGGTGTACGAAATCCGAACTTGTAGAACGGTCGGCCTCGACCCGCCGAGTACGGTGGACGTAACGTCACCGACCCGAGGGAAACTTTCGCTACCGTTCGGCGTCGGCCAGTAATCGTAATAGTGTCCCCTGGTCTCAATCTCGAATAGACTTCCGATACCGTGCGATTAGAGAATCTGAGAGGTTACTGCTATACCCACAACATGGATTTGTCTGCTACTCGTTACACCAACAGGACCGCTTCTATGACTAACGCCAACACAGGTCGAATCGTCATCCTCAATCCCGTGAGCGGTACTGGTGAGCATACCGAGACAGTTCGAGCACTCGCCGACGAGTACGGATATCTCGTCAAGGAAACGCAAGCAGACGGGGACGCCGTCTCGTACACCCGAGAAGCAGTTCGAAACGGTGCATCCGTGATTGCCGCAGCAGGAGGGGACGGCACCTTGAATGAGGTTCTGCAAGGTGTGGACGCCGAAGACGCCTTCGACGCCGTCACGGTCGGGGTCGTTCCGGTCGGAACGGGAAACGACTTCGCCGAAAATATCGGTATCACGGACGCCGAATCGGCGTTCGACGCACTGGAAAGCGGAGAACGGAGACGAATCGACCTCGGCATGGCCAACGATCGAGTCTTCATTAATTCGTGTATCGGTGGACTCACGGCAGAGGCCAGCGGTGAAACGACGCCCGAACTCAAGAACCGGTACGGCGTACTCGCCTACGTACTCACGACACTCAGAACGCTCTCCTCGTTCGAGGGACTCCGTCTCGACGTTCGCGTCGGTGCCGGGGACGACGGGCCACCGGACTGGGACGGTGATGCAGTTCTCGTCATGATCGGCAACGGACGACGGTTTCCAACCCAAGGTCGTCCACAGGCGAACATGGAAGACGGCGAGTTCGACATCACGATTATCGAAGACGAACCGACGATCGACTTGCTGGGCGACAGGGTCGTGGAACGGCTGTTGGGACAGGAGTCACCACATATTTCGCGGATGAAAGCGTCTTCCCTCACGGTTTCTGTGGGGAACGCCGAATCCGCGACGTTCAGCCTCGACGGAGAGATGCTCGCGACGCAGTCGTTATCGCTAACCGTCCGTCCGGGAATTCTTCAGATGCCCGTGGGTGACGCATACGAACCCACGCCCGAGTGAGAATCAGATTGAGGGGCCTTGGACCACCGGGCGTTGATGGTGTCGCTCTCGCAGTAGGTCTCTAGTTCGGAGTGAGTGAACTCCTCCATCAATTCTTGGTGTGTTCGCCATTCAGTTGACCATTCCTGGACAGGACGCGAAGGTATTCTGAATCCGTCGAGTCGACGTGCTGGACGACGAGCGAAAATCGCCGCGTCCTTCTACGTGAGAAACAACCGGGAAAGTGGTCTTTCACCATGCTGATTGCGAAATAGCAGTATTTTCTGACGGACGTATCGATATCTCTCCATAGTCTCCGTAGAAACCAGCCGAAGAGGACCGAATCACCGCAGGTTTCGCACTCAGCACTCCAGCGGCCGTTCTTTAGGCATTACGCTCCTCCACATTACAAGTCGACTGGAAGAGAGTGGCCAGAC
Encoded proteins:
- a CDS encoding diacylglycerol/lipid kinase family protein, translating into MRLENLRGYCYTHNMDLSATRYTNRTASMTNANTGRIVILNPVSGTGEHTETVRALADEYGYLVKETQADGDAVSYTREAVRNGASVIAAAGGDGTLNEVLQGVDAEDAFDAVTVGVVPVGTGNDFAENIGITDAESAFDALESGERRRIDLGMANDRVFINSCIGGLTAEASGETTPELKNRYGVLAYVLTTLRTLSSFEGLRLDVRVGAGDDGPPDWDGDAVLVMIGNGRRFPTQGRPQANMEDGEFDITIIEDEPTIDLLGDRVVERLLGQESPHISRMKASSLTVSVGNAESATFSLDGEMLATQSLSLTVRPGILQMPVGDAYEPTPE
- a CDS encoding lamin tail domain-containing protein, which gives rise to MRSRFGSPQVAHALAALLVVAAVAGCLGGVAPGGETPEWTATTDAGLAPAGDRAAGAGTLSVHFIHVGQGSSVLVVGPEGETLLYDTGNWDDDGEHVLGYLRAHNVTRIDYLVTSHADADHVGGHAEVIEYFETEAEGVGAVYDPGIAAATRTYEDYLDAVERHNVTLYRTRAGDEIPMAGASVRVLAPPEGYLADRDRNENSLVLRVGYGNASVLLPGDAEAAAERFLTERYAGALNATLLAAGHHGSNSSTGPAMLRAVAPRAVVVQSAFDSPYGHPHREVLARLADRGVPTFWTGVHGTVVFETDGERAVVRTRYAAPTDPLELRSAPGVEPGGDGPLERRISFKVGPDAGRSSDGSTPADGGPETVATDGGTTAEAGDSDATESAAAESATTESADADSAADSLTVAEVHADARGDEDANLNDEYVVLRNAGDRPVDLSGWTVADEADHRYVFPDGTTLAPGETLTLRTGRGTDGGGDYHWNADAPVWNNAGDTVFVRDADGSLVLEVEYDG